The proteins below are encoded in one region of Effusibacillus dendaii:
- a CDS encoding HD-GYP domain-containing protein, with amino-acid sequence MHMVQTIQLKPGDKLGKPVYTETGGILVGTDVELTHRMIKRLQSIGIESVYVSDPRTDDIEAESSVSDETRQHATKIVYETFSGMIEAKKWNRNFSLSKLGTEFRKAFEDILYDLQSRPELMIHLTGIYSSSNYLYTHSVNVGIYSAALGMAVGLNRNQLIDLGIGAILHDIGKTQIAPEILDKPDKLTPAEFEEIKNHTVYGYDILREQPDIPLLSAHCALQHHERIDGSGYPRGLTGDEIHLFGKIVGVTDMYDALIANRVYRKGYLPHEALDIIFASSDKFDLDLMTTFRNHLVIYPVGMVVSLSTGEKGVVVDVNSKHPHRPIIRILKNPNGENVKPYEIDLSSQLSIMISECEDAL; translated from the coding sequence ATGCATATGGTACAGACGATACAGTTAAAACCGGGTGACAAATTGGGTAAACCGGTGTATACCGAAACGGGCGGGATTTTGGTAGGCACTGATGTGGAACTGACACACCGGATGATCAAGCGACTGCAATCGATTGGTATTGAATCGGTCTATGTGAGTGATCCGCGAACGGATGATATTGAGGCGGAAAGTTCCGTATCGGACGAAACGCGTCAACATGCGACAAAAATCGTTTATGAAACGTTCTCCGGCATGATTGAAGCAAAAAAATGGAATCGCAATTTTTCCTTATCCAAATTAGGAACGGAGTTCCGTAAAGCGTTCGAAGACATACTGTACGACTTGCAGAGTCGACCGGAATTGATGATTCATCTGACCGGAATCTATTCGTCCAGCAATTATCTGTACACCCATTCGGTCAATGTTGGGATTTATTCGGCGGCACTTGGAATGGCGGTAGGATTGAACCGAAACCAGTTGATTGATCTTGGAATTGGCGCCATTTTACATGATATCGGAAAAACACAGATAGCACCCGAAATTCTTGATAAGCCTGATAAACTGACGCCAGCTGAGTTTGAAGAAATCAAGAATCACACCGTTTATGGGTATGACATTTTGCGCGAACAGCCTGATATTCCGCTTTTATCCGCTCATTGTGCGCTGCAGCACCATGAACGGATTGACGGATCCGGATATCCGCGCGGTTTAACGGGTGATGAGATTCATCTTTTTGGCAAGATCGTCGGCGTTACCGACATGTATGATGCTCTGATTGCCAACCGGGTCTATCGGAAAGGGTATTTGCCGCACGAAGCGTTAGATATCATTTTTGCTTCCTCTGACAAATTTGATTTGGATTTGATGACAACCTTTCGAAATCATTTAGTGATCTATCCGGTTGGGATGGTAGTGTCGCTGTCAACCGGTGAAAAAGGGGTGGTGGTCGATGTCAACTCGAAACACCCGCACCGCCCCATCATCCGCATCCTGAAAAATCCTAACGGGGAAAATGTCAAACCGTACGAAATTGATTTGTCATCTCAACTATCGATCATGATCAGCGAATGTGAGGATGCACTCTAA